In Musa acuminata AAA Group cultivar baxijiao chromosome BXJ2-8, Cavendish_Baxijiao_AAA, whole genome shotgun sequence, one genomic interval encodes:
- the LOC135620360 gene encoding uncharacterized protein LOC135620360: protein MVVGKFRRSETFPAPKPAGGRAAAAKSSFRTRCISLPSRSHPIATHLADDLHAVRSWPPAPSSSSAAVHWLSDGLARLHLLLAGLSDVLQLPQAHDPLRCRHRRRSPALADRFLDDFLRLADAHGSFRAAAIALKQHLAAAQVAIRRRDVQRLPPCLRALRRAGKELADLAAAVREIRRRPPTASAAGAVTDAEEVEVARVMWEVAVAAADASRVVFLGVAQMSMAAASAAEAVTRRSAWTAAVLRWRERARSKSSNKKILREEVMTEEEEREWRRTALERLGSAEDGMASLESGCELVFKSLVNLRVTLLNVITPAT, encoded by the coding sequence atggtcgTAGGAAAGTTCAGGCGCTCAGAAACCTTTCCGGCCCCGAAGCCTGCAGGGGGCCGCGCCGCCGCCGCCAAGAGCTCCTTCCGCACCCGATGCATCAGTCTCCCCTCCCGCTCCCACCCCATCGCCACCCACCTCGCCGACGACCTCCATGCCGTCCGGTCGTGGCCCCCTGCCCCATCTTCCTCCTCCGCTGCTGTCCACTGGCTCTCCGACGGCCTCGCCCGACTTCACCTCCTCCTTGCGGGGCTCTCCGACGTCCTCCAGCTTCCCCAGGCCCACGACCCCCTCCgatgccgccaccgccgccgctccCCCGCCCTAGCCGACCGCTTTCTCGACGACTTCCTCCGCCTCGCCGACGCGCACGGCTCCTTCCGCGCCGCTGCCATCGCCCTCAAGCAGCACCTCGCGGCCGCCCAGGTCGCGATCCGCCGCCGCGACGTGCAGCGCCTCCCGCCCTGCCTTCGCGCCCTGCGCCGCGCGGGAAAGGAGCTGGCCGATCTCGCGGCGGCCGTCCGCGAGATCAGGAGGAGGCCGCCGACCGCTTCTGCCGCAGGGGCAGTGACGGACGCCGAGGAGGTGGAGGTCGCCAGGGTGATGTGGGAGGTCGCCGTCGCGGCTGCGGATGCCTCGAGGGTGGTGTTCCTCGGTGTGGCGCAGATGTCCATGGCCGCGGCGTCGGCGGCGGAGGCAGTGACGCGTCGGTCCGCGTGGACCGCCGCGGTGCTGAGGTGGAGGGAGAGAGCAAGGTCGAAGTCGTCGAACAAGAAGATTTTGCGGGAGGAGGTGATGACAGAAGAGGAGGAGCGGGAATGGCGGAGGACGGCGTTGGAGAGGCTGGGGTCGGCGGAGGACGGCATGGCGTCTTTGGAGAGCGGATGCGAGCTGGTCTTCAAGTCGCTGGTCAACCTCAGAGTCACGCTCCTCAACGTTATCACTCCCGCCACTTAA
- the LOC135619186 gene encoding 4-coumarate--CoA ligase-like 4, translated as MGKMVSSRSGVDPRSGYCDANSTFYSKRPPIALPADPNLSVTAFLASRRHSGTTAFIDAATGHRVSFTALWRSVAAIATALASPPLSVRKPHVVLLLSPNSVHFPVVSLAVMSLGAVLTTTNPLNTPVEIGRQLADSCPVLAFTTRALIPKLASAPDLRIVLLDDRRRPSDDRRIVATIGEMNATEPDPARTAGAVSQDDTATLLYSSGTTGTSKGVVATHRNLIAMVQIVLNRFKLEDGAEPETFICTVPMFHVFGLVAFATGLLGSGSTVVVLSKFDLGEMVRAINEYGATYLPLVPPILVAMANQSRPLPLGRLRRALSGGAPLSREVIEGFREKYPAVEILQGYGLTETTGIGASTDSAEESRRYGTAGMLSPNTEARIVDPDSGAALPVNRTGELWLRGPYVMKEYFKKPEATRTTLVEDGWLRTGDLCYIDEDGYLFVVDRLKELIKYKGYQVAPAELEALLLTHPDIADAAVIPYPDKEAGQIPMAYVVRKDGSNLSEGEVIKFVGRQVAPYKRIRKVAFVSAIPKNPSGKILRKDLVKLATSKL; from the exons ATGGGAAAAATGGTGTCCTCGAGGAGTGGCGTCGACCCTCGGAGCGGCTACTGCGACGCGAACTCGACCTTCTACAGCAAGCGGCCGCCCATCGCCCTTCCCGCCGATCCCAACCTCTCCGTCACCGCCTTTCTCGCCTCCCGCCGCCACTCCGGCACCACCGCCTTCATCGACGCCGCCACCGGCCACCGCGTCTCATTCACCGCCCTCTGGCGGTCCGTTGCCGCGATCGCCACCGCCCTCGCCTCCCCTCCCCTCTCCGTCCGCAAGCCCCatgtcgtcctcctcctctcccccaaCTCGGTCCATTTTCCCGTCGTCTCCCTTGCCGTCATGTCCCTCGGCGCCGTCCTCACAACCACCAACCCCCTCAACACCCCAGTCGAGATCGGCCGCCAGCTCGCCGACTCCTGCCCTGTCCTCGCCTTCACCACCCGCGCCCTAATTCCTAAGCTCGCCTCCGCCCCTGATCTCCGAATCGTCCTCCTCGACGACCGCCGGCGCCCATCGGACGACCGCCGGATCGTTGCCACCATCGGCGAGATGAACGCGACGGAGCCGGACCCGGCCCGGACCGCCGGCGCCGTGAGCCAGGACGACACCGCCACGCTGCTCTACTCCTCCGGCACCACGGGCACCAGCAAGGGCGTCGTCGCCACCCACCGCAACCTCATCGCCATGGTCCAGATCGTCCTCAACCGGTTCAAGCTGGAGGACGGCGCTGAGCCGGAGACCTTCATCTGCACCGTCCCCATGTTCCACGTGTTCGGCCTGGTGGCCTTCGCCACGGGGCTGCTGGGCTCGGGGTCGACGGTGGTGGTGCTGTCCAAGTTCGATCTGGGGGAGATGGTGCGGGCGATCAACGAGTATGGGGCGACGTACCTGCCGCTGGTGCCGCCAATCCTGGTGGCGATGGCGAACCAGAGCCGGCCGCTGCCGCTGGGCCGGCTCCGGCGGGCGCTCTCAGGCGGGGCGCCGCTAAGTCGGGAGGTGATCGAGGGGTTCCGGGAGAAGTACCCCGCGGTGGAGATCCTGCAGGGGTACGGCCTCACTGAGACAACGGGGATCGGCGCCTCCACCGACTCGGCGGAGGAGAGCCGCCGCTACGGCACCGCCGGGATGCTCTCCCCCAACACGGAGGCCCGCATCGTGGACCCCGACTCTGGCGCGGCCCTCCCCGTGAACCGCACCGGCGAGCTGTGGCTTCGCGGTCCCTACGTCATGAAAG AGTATTTCAAGAAGCCGGAGGCGACGAGGACGACGCTGGTGGAGGACGGATGGCTGAGGACGGGAGATCTGTGCTACATCGACGAGGACGGATACCTCTTCGTGGTCGACCGGCTAAAGGAGCTGATCAAGTACAAGGGATACCAG GTAGCACCGGCGGAGCTGGAGGCCCTGTTGCTGACACACCCTGACATCGCCGACGCTGCAGTGATACC GTATCCGGATAAAGAAGCTGGTCAGATCCCAATGGCGTATGTGGTGAGGAAGGATGGGAGCAATCTGTCTGAGGGGGAAGTGATCAAATTCGTAGGGAgacag GTGGCTCCATACAAGAGAATCCGCAAGGTAGCATTTGTATCGGCCATTCCAAAGAATCCGTCAGGGAAAATATTAAGGAAAGACCTGGTCAAGCTCGCCACCTCCAAGCTGTAG